A single region of the Rhodococcus sp. W8901 genome encodes:
- a CDS encoding nuclear transport factor 2 family protein, translating to MLALADKMFTALSRGDVAVLDEIYHADVKIWHNWDNAEQSREDNLRILSGIPTRYDDFGYDEARCTALEDGFVRQHVIRATIGGKTVNVPTIFRVFVDGGKVRRIEEYLDAGQLRKVFA from the coding sequence ATGCTCGCGCTCGCAGACAAGATGTTCACCGCCCTCAGCCGAGGCGATGTCGCCGTCCTCGACGAGATCTATCACGCGGACGTGAAGATCTGGCACAACTGGGACAACGCCGAGCAGTCCCGTGAGGACAACCTCCGCATCCTCTCGGGCATCCCCACCCGCTACGACGACTTCGGCTACGACGAAGCCCGCTGTACCGCCCTCGAGGACGGCTTTGTGCGTCAGCACGTCATCCGGGCGACCATCGGGGGCAAGACCGTCAACGTCCCCACGATCTTCCGGGTGTTCGTCGACGGCGGCAAGGTCCGCCGCATCGAGGAATACCTGGACGCCGGCCAACTTCGCAAGGTCTTTGCCTGA
- a CDS encoding IclR family transcriptional regulator: MTAKEDAPPNRPQYPIESVDNALRILLLLGDRRSIRLTEVSEYLSVASSTAHRLLAMLQYRGFVRQVEGSRAYEPGPALTTIAFAVLRQTDVRARVHPVLERLSASLGETVHLARLDGNTVTFVDSVESARAVRVGSRMGMTMPAHCTSSGKALLATLDDSVVRELYPKEKLTGGLTSHSITKRSVLLRRLAEVRQVGFATSDEESEDEVASVAVSLGEYGGARYTLNVSTPKSRMSDVTREEIAAALTQAVDEVAAFFL, from the coding sequence GTGACTGCAAAGGAAGATGCACCTCCGAATCGTCCGCAGTACCCGATCGAGTCTGTCGACAATGCGCTTCGGATCCTGCTGCTGCTCGGCGATCGTCGCAGCATCCGGCTGACCGAGGTGAGCGAGTATCTCTCGGTGGCCTCGTCGACTGCGCACCGGCTGCTGGCGATGCTCCAGTACCGCGGTTTCGTTCGTCAGGTCGAGGGCTCGCGGGCTTACGAGCCGGGTCCGGCGCTGACCACGATAGCGTTCGCGGTCCTGCGCCAGACCGACGTTCGGGCGCGCGTGCACCCGGTCCTCGAGCGGCTCTCGGCCAGCCTCGGCGAGACGGTCCACCTGGCCCGTCTCGACGGGAACACGGTGACCTTCGTGGACTCGGTCGAGAGTGCTCGGGCGGTGCGCGTGGGATCCCGCATGGGCATGACGATGCCTGCGCACTGCACATCGTCGGGCAAGGCCCTGCTCGCCACGCTGGACGACAGTGTGGTGCGCGAGCTCTACCCCAAGGAGAAGTTGACGGGGGGCCTGACCTCGCACTCGATCACCAAGCGGTCGGTTCTACTGCGCCGGCTCGCGGAGGTCCGCCAGGTCGGGTTCGCCACGAGCGACGAGGAGTCCGAGGACGAAGTCGCGTCGGTGGCGGTCTCGCTCGGCGAGTACGGCGGGGCGCGCTACACGTTGAACGTCTCCACGCCCAAGAGTCGGATGTCCGACGTGACCCGCGAGGAGATCGCCGCCGCACTGACCCAGGCGGTGGACGAGGTCGCTGCGTTCTTCCTGTGA
- a CDS encoding long-chain-fatty-acid--CoA ligase, producing MSTENDELGLARKQHWVNQVARHAFERGDLPAIVFGERRITWAQLQQRVVAVSAALAERGVGRGDRVALLMGNQAEYIEIMIAANRIGAIAVPINFRLSVGEVAFTLDNSGSAVLCVDEQASATGIAAAAEVEGPVQVFQVGSESADGATSYDVLLTDSGSGGSVDEVDEAEPALLMYTSGTTGRPKGAVLTHRNLAAQSTTNVMAFRFEMHDEVSLCAAPLFHIGTIGLVAPSILMGATMVVLPSVSFDAGALLDVAESERVTSTFLVPTQWQAVCDEQARAPRDLSRLRVSSWGGAPASDTLLRKMGEVLPGASSLALFGQTEMSPVTCVLEAKDSRRKLGSVGRPAPGVWARIVDPDMVDVQPGEVGEMVYRGPGLMTGYWNNPEATAQAFAGGWFHSGDLVRMDDEGFIYVVDRAKDMIISGGENIYCAEVENALAGHPDIAEVAVIGRAHATWGETPVAVVALKQGAADLTIEELRTWAGERLARYKLPTDLVIVDALPRNASGKVTKNALRTPAVTLPA from the coding sequence ATGAGCACCGAGAACGACGAGCTGGGGCTCGCCCGAAAGCAGCACTGGGTCAACCAGGTCGCCCGGCACGCCTTCGAGCGCGGCGATCTCCCGGCCATCGTGTTCGGCGAGCGCCGGATCACCTGGGCACAGCTTCAGCAGCGAGTGGTTGCCGTCTCTGCCGCACTCGCCGAGCGCGGCGTGGGGCGCGGGGACCGTGTTGCGCTGCTGATGGGCAACCAGGCCGAGTACATCGAGATCATGATCGCAGCCAACCGGATCGGCGCTATTGCCGTGCCGATCAACTTCCGCCTCAGCGTCGGCGAGGTGGCGTTCACGCTCGACAACAGCGGGTCCGCCGTCCTCTGCGTGGACGAGCAGGCGAGCGCTACCGGAATCGCCGCGGCTGCGGAGGTCGAGGGTCCGGTGCAGGTCTTCCAGGTCGGCAGCGAGAGCGCCGATGGCGCGACGTCGTACGACGTTCTCCTCACCGACTCCGGTTCGGGCGGATCGGTCGACGAGGTCGACGAGGCGGAGCCGGCGCTGCTGATGTACACCTCGGGCACCACCGGACGCCCCAAGGGTGCCGTGCTCACGCACCGCAACCTGGCGGCGCAGTCGACCACGAACGTGATGGCGTTCCGCTTCGAGATGCACGACGAGGTCAGCCTTTGCGCCGCGCCGCTGTTCCACATCGGCACCATCGGCCTGGTGGCGCCGTCAATCCTGATGGGCGCCACCATGGTCGTCCTGCCGAGTGTCTCCTTCGATGCGGGCGCCCTGCTCGACGTAGCGGAATCCGAGCGGGTCACGTCGACGTTCCTCGTACCCACGCAGTGGCAGGCGGTCTGCGACGAGCAGGCACGGGCCCCGCGTGATCTGTCCAGGCTCCGTGTCAGCTCCTGGGGCGGGGCACCGGCCAGCGACACCCTGCTCCGAAAGATGGGCGAGGTGCTGCCGGGCGCGTCGAGCCTCGCACTGTTCGGGCAGACTGAGATGTCCCCGGTCACGTGCGTGCTCGAGGCCAAGGACTCGCGCCGCAAGCTCGGCTCCGTCGGGCGCCCGGCGCCCGGTGTCTGGGCCCGCATCGTCGACCCCGACATGGTGGACGTGCAGCCCGGTGAGGTCGGCGAGATGGTCTACCGCGGCCCGGGGCTCATGACCGGGTACTGGAACAACCCGGAGGCGACGGCGCAGGCCTTCGCCGGCGGCTGGTTCCACTCCGGTGACCTGGTGCGGATGGACGACGAAGGCTTCATCTACGTCGTGGACCGCGCGAAGGACATGATCATCTCCGGCGGCGAGAACATCTACTGCGCCGAGGTCGAGAATGCGCTGGCCGGGCACCCCGACATCGCCGAGGTTGCCGTGATCGGCAGGGCCCACGCGACTTGGGGCGAGACCCCGGTCGCGGTGGTCGCGCTGAAGCAGGGCGCCGCGGATCTGACCATCGAGGAGTTGCGCACCTGGGCGGGGGAGAGGTTGGCCCGTTACAAGCTGCCGACCGACCTCGTGATCGTCGATGCGCTGCCGCGAAACGCCTCGGGCAAGGTCACCAAGAACGCGTTGCGCACCCCGGCCGTTACCCTACCTGCGTGA
- a CDS encoding alpha/beta hydrolase — protein MTGATTSPNVHKEFVSSESPGAKRAGAGGYPCQGIYYTPAGKKPRIAMIATHYQIDFSEHYVAEFMAERGVGFLGWNTRYRGYEELFNLDQALVDIGVGVRWLKEHAGVDQVILLGNSGGGSLMAAYQAQAVEPCIRPARDMEPAVGINELIPGDAYISLAAHGGRPDVLTSWLDAAVIDENDPTLTDPELDLFNPENGPPYSEEFIERYRAAQVARNHRITAWAREELARVTAAGYFDRHFGVPRTWADPRMVDATMEPTNRPAGECYRGSTAVANRGDRGIGAGSTLRNWLHMWSLEESQCRAEMHMEKITVPAFVINPDGDTGVFPSDADALYNAIASTDKQRKDLPGDHYFVEPVGAREKVAEVMCDWIAERFPKEQW, from the coding sequence ATGACCGGCGCTACCACCAGCCCGAACGTCCACAAGGAATTCGTCAGCAGCGAGTCCCCGGGTGCGAAGCGCGCCGGGGCTGGCGGCTATCCGTGCCAGGGGATCTACTACACGCCGGCCGGCAAGAAGCCGCGCATCGCGATGATCGCTACGCATTACCAGATTGATTTCTCGGAGCATTACGTCGCTGAGTTCATGGCTGAGCGCGGTGTTGGATTCCTGGGCTGGAACACCCGCTACCGCGGCTACGAGGAGCTCTTCAATCTCGACCAGGCCCTGGTCGACATCGGCGTGGGCGTCCGCTGGTTGAAGGAACATGCAGGTGTGGATCAGGTTATCCTGCTTGGTAATTCCGGCGGCGGGTCGCTGATGGCGGCTTACCAGGCGCAAGCCGTCGAGCCGTGTATCCGCCCCGCCCGTGACATGGAACCGGCAGTGGGCATCAATGAGCTCATCCCCGGTGACGCCTACATCTCCCTCGCCGCGCACGGCGGCCGGCCTGATGTGCTGACCTCGTGGCTCGACGCAGCCGTCATCGACGAGAACGACCCGACGCTGACCGACCCCGAACTCGACCTGTTCAACCCCGAGAACGGCCCGCCGTACTCCGAGGAGTTCATCGAGCGATACCGTGCCGCGCAGGTTGCTCGCAACCACCGGATCACCGCGTGGGCCAGGGAAGAGCTCGCCCGGGTCACCGCCGCCGGCTACTTCGACCGGCACTTCGGTGTTCCGCGTACCTGGGCGGACCCTCGCATGGTCGACGCGACGATGGAGCCGACCAATCGGCCTGCGGGCGAGTGCTACCGCGGCTCGACCGCTGTGGCAAACCGCGGCGACCGCGGCATCGGCGCCGGGAGCACGCTGCGGAACTGGCTGCACATGTGGAGTCTCGAAGAGTCCCAGTGCCGCGCGGAAATGCACATGGAGAAGATCACCGTGCCGGCGTTCGTCATCAACCCCGACGGTGACACGGGTGTGTTCCCCAGCGATGCGGACGCGCTGTACAACGCCATCGCCAGCACCGACAAGCAGCGCAAGGACCTGCCGGGCGATCACTACTTCGTCGAGCCGGTCGGTGCCCGCGAGAAGGTCGCCGAGGTCATGTGCGACTGGATCGCCGAGCGTTTCCCCAAGGAACAGTGGTGA
- a CDS encoding NADPH-dependent FMN reductase, whose product MMEDGKFVICAIAGSLRADSWNRKLLEATAAMAPADVDVRITKLLGEIPLLNEDDFGNEAEGVHALRAEVEAADALLIATPEYNGGIPGVLKNALDWLSLPLGRSVLERKPVALMGATPGRLGTARSQFELRHTFVFSRSPVLPGPEILLSFAPDHFDEQGRLTDPIVLERVDLMFTHLKKYASLNEYEVV is encoded by the coding sequence ATGATGGAAGACGGAAAATTTGTAATCTGCGCGATCGCAGGCAGCCTCCGCGCAGACTCGTGGAACCGCAAGCTCCTCGAGGCGACCGCGGCAATGGCGCCTGCCGACGTCGACGTGCGGATCACGAAGCTGCTGGGCGAGATCCCGTTGCTCAATGAAGACGATTTCGGTAACGAGGCAGAGGGCGTCCACGCGCTGCGCGCCGAGGTCGAAGCTGCTGATGCTCTGCTGATCGCCACACCGGAATACAACGGCGGCATCCCCGGCGTCCTGAAGAACGCGCTCGACTGGCTTTCGCTGCCACTCGGCCGCTCGGTGCTCGAGCGCAAGCCGGTGGCGCTCATGGGCGCGACGCCCGGCCGCCTCGGCACAGCGCGCAGCCAGTTCGAACTGCGTCACACCTTCGTCTTCTCGCGGTCCCCGGTGTTGCCGGGACCCGAGATTCTTCTCAGTTTCGCGCCCGATCACTTCGACGAGCAGGGCCGGCTGACGGATCCCATCGTCCTCGAACGGGTCGATTTGATGTTTACGCACCTGAAGAAATACGCAAGTCTCAACGAATACGAGGTTGTCTAA